A stretch of Paenibacillus mucilaginosus 3016 DNA encodes these proteins:
- a CDS encoding ABC transporter substrate-binding protein: MSKRRGFMVCSMLLAAVILLLTACGGGATAPANVTSSGTPAAGGSGAKPLQKVKIQLKWVPQAQFAGIYAAKEKGYFAEEGIDAEIVPGGPDVIIEQQVVNGAAHIGVTSLDSLFVNRDNGLPLVSLAQVSQKSSYRLIAKKEKGIDAPEKMKGKKVGTWMGSQQFQVLAFMEKYGLDPKKDISLVKQGFTMDQFFSDQLDVATATIYNEYYVVLESGVKEADLHVFSLEEAGVAMLEDTLIAKKDWLDANRDLAVKTVRAILKGWNYAIDHQEETVETVMKSVSAGSTTKGHQTTMLMEMAKLVRPQGFKPEDVGRFDDASVKRTADIALKYGLIKKPAELDQAIDKKVFEAAAAK; encoded by the coding sequence ATGAGCAAGCGCAGGGGGTTTATGGTTTGTTCCATGTTATTGGCCGCCGTCATTCTGCTTCTTACCGCCTGTGGAGGAGGCGCGACGGCTCCGGCGAATGTCACGAGCAGCGGCACACCGGCTGCCGGGGGGAGCGGAGCCAAGCCGCTGCAGAAGGTGAAAATCCAGCTGAAGTGGGTGCCCCAGGCCCAGTTCGCGGGGATTTATGCGGCGAAGGAGAAGGGGTATTTTGCGGAGGAAGGCATCGATGCGGAGATTGTGCCCGGCGGGCCGGACGTGATCATCGAGCAGCAGGTGGTGAACGGGGCGGCGCACATCGGCGTCACCTCACTCGACTCCCTCTTCGTCAACCGGGACAACGGCCTGCCGCTCGTCTCGCTGGCCCAGGTGTCGCAGAAGAGCTCCTACCGGCTCATCGCCAAGAAAGAGAAGGGCATCGACGCGCCGGAGAAGATGAAAGGGAAGAAGGTCGGCACATGGATGGGGAGCCAGCAGTTCCAGGTCCTCGCGTTCATGGAGAAATACGGACTCGATCCGAAGAAGGATATCTCGCTCGTGAAGCAGGGCTTCACCATGGACCAGTTCTTCAGCGACCAGCTCGATGTGGCTACAGCGACGATCTATAACGAGTACTATGTCGTGCTCGAGAGCGGGGTGAAGGAGGCGGACCTGCATGTGTTCTCCCTCGAAGAAGCAGGTGTAGCGATGCTGGAGGATACGCTGATTGCCAAAAAAGACTGGCTCGATGCGAACAGGGACCTCGCGGTGAAAACGGTGCGTGCCATCCTGAAGGGCTGGAACTATGCCATTGACCACCAGGAGGAAACGGTGGAGACGGTCATGAAGAGCGTGTCGGCCGGCAGCACGACGAAGGGGCACCAGACGACGATGCTCATGGAGATGGCGAAGCTTGTGCGTCCCCAAGGCTTCAAGCCGGAGGACGTGGGCAGGTTCGACGACGCCTCGGTGAAGCGCACGGCGGACATCGCGCTGAAGTACGGGCTGATCAAGAAGCCGGCGGAGCTCGATCAGGCGATCGACAAAAAGGTGTTCGAAGCGGCGGCTGCCAAGTAG
- a CDS encoding aspartate aminotransferase family protein — protein MSTMEEQSLKEELLAMDRRHLWHHMSPHNDHPVIFAEGQGSWVTDVEGNRYLDGMSGLWCVNVGHGREEIALRAFEQMKTIAYTPLMQSHLPAIRLAEKLSGWIGGPEYRIFFSNSGSEANEVAFKIARQYHHQNGEPTRHKFISRHRAYHGNSMGALAATGQAQRKRKYEPLGMGFQHVPPPYCYRCPFGQSPESCRLECARAIEEAIVWEGAETVAGVIMEPAITGGGVIVPPSGYLPAIREICDKHGVLLIIDEVITGFGRSGERLGHHNYGITADIVTMAKGLTSAYAPLSATAVRAELYEAFRGAGDDTHFRHVNTFGGNPVSCAVALQNLEILEREGLVERAAELGEGLRLRLAGLAEHPHVGDLRFFGFIAGIELVEDRASKEPASADKVMKVLSFCRSRGVILGKNGDTVPGYANIVTAAPPFVTTEAELDLIAGTLREALESL, from the coding sequence ATGAGCACGATGGAAGAGCAGTCGCTGAAGGAAGAGCTGCTGGCCATGGACCGGCGCCACCTGTGGCACCATATGAGCCCGCACAATGACCATCCGGTGATCTTCGCCGAAGGCCAGGGAAGCTGGGTAACGGATGTTGAGGGGAACCGGTACCTCGACGGCATGTCCGGTCTGTGGTGTGTGAACGTCGGGCACGGAAGGGAAGAGATCGCGCTGCGGGCCTTCGAGCAGATGAAGACGATCGCCTATACGCCGCTGATGCAGTCCCATCTGCCCGCGATCCGGCTGGCGGAGAAGCTCAGTGGCTGGATCGGCGGACCGGAGTACCGGATTTTTTTCTCGAACTCGGGTTCGGAGGCCAATGAGGTCGCCTTCAAAATCGCCAGGCAGTATCACCACCAGAACGGCGAGCCGACACGGCACAAATTCATCTCGAGGCACCGGGCCTACCACGGGAATTCCATGGGAGCCCTGGCAGCGACGGGGCAGGCCCAGCGCAAGCGCAAATACGAGCCGCTTGGCATGGGCTTCCAGCACGTGCCTCCGCCGTACTGCTACCGCTGTCCGTTCGGCCAGTCGCCGGAGAGCTGCCGGCTCGAGTGCGCGAGAGCCATCGAGGAGGCGATCGTCTGGGAAGGGGCGGAGACGGTGGCCGGCGTCATCATGGAGCCGGCCATCACCGGGGGCGGCGTGATCGTTCCTCCGTCCGGATACCTGCCGGCCATACGGGAGATCTGCGACAAGCACGGCGTGCTGCTCATCATCGACGAGGTGATCACGGGCTTCGGCCGGTCCGGCGAGCGGCTCGGCCATCACAACTACGGGATCACGGCCGACATCGTGACGATGGCCAAGGGCCTGACGAGCGCCTACGCCCCCTTGTCCGCGACAGCGGTGAGGGCGGAGCTCTACGAAGCGTTCCGCGGGGCCGGGGACGACACGCATTTCCGCCATGTCAACACCTTCGGCGGTAATCCGGTCTCCTGTGCCGTGGCGCTGCAGAACCTCGAGATCCTCGAACGGGAGGGACTCGTGGAGCGGGCGGCGGAGCTCGGCGAAGGGCTCCGGCTCCGGCTGGCGGGGCTTGCGGAGCATCCGCATGTCGGGGACCTGCGGTTCTTCGGGTTCATCGCCGGCATCGAGCTGGTGGAGGACCGCGCGAGCAAGGAACCGGCATCGGCGGACAAGGTGATGAAGGTGCTCTCCTTCTGCCGGAGCCGGGGCGTGATTCTCGGCAAGAACGGCGATACCGTGCCGGGCTATGCGAATATCGTGACGGCGGCGCCGCCTTTTGTGACGACGGAAGCGGAGCTGGATCTTATCGCAGGGACGCTCAGGGAAGCGCTGGAGTCGCTGTGA
- a CDS encoding nitrilase-related carbon-nitrogen hydrolase — protein MRHVTIGLIQASHEVHGDEPVEVHKDAAVLKHVELVREAAAKGAQIVCLQEIFYGPYFCSEQKTKWYDAAEPVPEGPTTRRFKELAKELGVVIVLPVYEREGIASYYNTAAVIDADGSYLGKYRKHHIPHVAAGGGSCGFWEKFYFKPGNTGYPVFDTAYAKIGVYICYDRHFPEGARLLGLNGAEIVFNPSATVAGTSEYLWKLEQPAHAVANGYYVGAVNRVGVEAPWNMGEFYGQSYLVDPRGSIVSIGSRDRDEVVIGVMDRELIREVRDIWQFYRDRRPETYEAIMNL, from the coding sequence ATGCGCCACGTAACGATAGGTTTGATCCAGGCCTCCCACGAGGTGCATGGGGATGAGCCGGTGGAAGTTCACAAGGATGCTGCAGTGCTTAAGCACGTGGAGCTCGTAAGGGAGGCTGCGGCCAAGGGCGCACAGATCGTGTGCCTCCAGGAAATCTTCTACGGCCCCTACTTCTGTTCCGAACAAAAAACGAAATGGTACGACGCGGCCGAGCCGGTGCCCGAAGGGCCGACGACACGGCGGTTCAAGGAGCTGGCGAAGGAACTCGGCGTCGTGATCGTGCTCCCGGTGTATGAGCGCGAAGGCATCGCCTCGTACTACAACACCGCGGCCGTGATCGATGCGGACGGTTCTTACCTCGGCAAGTACCGCAAGCATCATATTCCCCATGTGGCCGCGGGCGGCGGGAGCTGCGGCTTCTGGGAGAAGTTCTACTTCAAGCCGGGGAACACGGGCTATCCGGTGTTCGATACGGCCTATGCGAAGATCGGCGTGTATATCTGCTATGACCGGCACTTCCCTGAGGGCGCCCGCCTGCTCGGCCTGAACGGGGCGGAGATTGTGTTCAACCCGTCGGCGACGGTGGCGGGGACGTCGGAGTATCTGTGGAAGCTGGAGCAGCCGGCACACGCGGTGGCCAACGGCTACTATGTCGGCGCGGTGAACCGGGTCGGGGTTGAGGCGCCGTGGAACATGGGCGAATTCTACGGCCAGTCGTACCTCGTGGATCCGAGGGGCTCCATCGTGTCGATCGGCAGCCGGGACCGGGATGAAGTGGTGATCGGCGTGATGGACCGCGAGCTGATCCGTGAGGTGCGGGATATCTGGCAGTTCTACCGGGACCGGCGTCCCGAGACGTATGAGGCGATTATGAATCTGTAG
- the preA gene encoding NAD-dependent dihydropyrimidine dehydrogenase subunit PreA, protein MADLRINLAGIESPNPFWLASAPPTNTGYQVQRAFEAGWGGAVWKTLGDPIINTSARFAAVHFGGRRVAGLNNIELITDRPLEVNLREIAETKKRFPGHAIIASLMVEPKREKWHEIVKRVEEVGVDGLELNFGCPHGMAERGMGAASGQQPDLVEAQTMWVKEAARTPVIVKLTPNITDITATAAAAVRGGADAVSLINTINSLAGVDLDSWNTVPHVGGRGTHGGYCGPAVKPIALNMVAECARNPQVGVPISGIGGISDWRDAVEFMLMGATGVQMCTAVMHHGFRIIHELVEGLNDYLDDKGIASVSELVGRSVERYSDWGALDLNYKVVARIDTDTCISCNKCHIACEDTSHQCIERHTAADGSAYLKVREEDCVGCNLCSIVCPVDGAIEMVELPALAAPMSWNQRQTALAELGSAEPKENDTKEAV, encoded by the coding sequence ATGGCCGATTTACGCATCAATCTCGCAGGAATAGAGTCGCCGAATCCGTTCTGGCTGGCCTCCGCGCCGCCGACCAATACGGGCTATCAGGTGCAGCGTGCTTTCGAGGCGGGCTGGGGCGGCGCCGTATGGAAGACGCTCGGAGATCCCATCATCAATACGTCGGCCCGGTTCGCCGCCGTTCACTTCGGCGGCCGGCGGGTGGCCGGCCTCAACAATATCGAGCTGATCACCGACCGGCCGCTGGAAGTGAATCTCAGGGAGATCGCCGAGACCAAAAAGCGGTTTCCGGGGCACGCCATCATCGCCTCACTGATGGTCGAGCCCAAGCGGGAAAAGTGGCATGAGATCGTGAAGCGGGTGGAGGAGGTCGGCGTCGACGGGCTCGAGCTCAACTTCGGCTGTCCGCACGGCATGGCCGAGCGCGGCATGGGCGCGGCGTCCGGACAGCAGCCGGACCTCGTGGAAGCGCAGACGATGTGGGTCAAGGAGGCGGCCCGCACGCCGGTCATCGTGAAGCTGACGCCGAACATCACGGACATCACCGCAACGGCCGCGGCCGCGGTGCGGGGAGGAGCGGACGCCGTGTCGCTCATCAATACGATCAACTCGCTCGCCGGCGTCGATCTCGACTCGTGGAACACGGTTCCCCATGTCGGCGGCAGGGGCACGCACGGCGGCTACTGCGGACCGGCGGTGAAGCCGATCGCACTGAACATGGTGGCGGAGTGTGCTCGCAATCCGCAGGTGGGTGTGCCGATCTCGGGCATCGGCGGCATCTCGGACTGGCGGGATGCCGTGGAGTTCATGCTCATGGGCGCGACGGGGGTACAGATGTGTACAGCCGTCATGCACCATGGCTTCCGGATCATACACGAGCTCGTCGAAGGGCTGAATGATTATTTGGATGACAAAGGCATCGCCAGCGTATCCGAGCTCGTGGGCCGTTCGGTGGAGCGGTACTCGGATTGGGGGGCGCTGGATCTGAACTACAAGGTCGTCGCGCGGATTGATACGGACACCTGTATTTCGTGCAACAAGTGCCACATCGCCTGCGAGGACACGTCCCACCAATGCATCGAGCGGCATACGGCGGCGGACGGCTCCGCCTACCTGAAGGTGAGGGAGGAAGACTGCGTCGGCTGCAATCTCTGCTCCATCGTATGTCCGGTCGACGGGGCGATCGAGATGGTGGAGCTGCCGGCTCTGGCGGCGCCGATGTCCTGGAACCAGCGGCAGACGGCTCTGGCGGAGCTTGGGAGCGCGGAACCGAAGGAGAACGACACGAAGGAGGCGGTGTAA
- the hydA gene encoding dihydropyrimidinase — protein MTVKLIRGGTIVTASDTYRADLLLRDGRIAAIGVGLPAEGAEVVDAAGLYVMPGGVDPHTHLDMPFGGTVTADDFETGTRAAAFGGTTTVIDFCLTNKGRPLSEAVAQWHAKSEEKAVIDYGFHLMISEITDEVLEELPRIIEEEGITSLKVFMAYKNVFQADDGTLYRTLLSAREHGALVMVHAENGDVIDYLIREALEAGNTDPIYHAKTRPSVIEGEATGRAVKLTALAGSQLYVVHVTCEEAVRQIAEGRSRGLDIWGETCPQYLVLDETDLERPDFQGAKYVWSPPLREKSHQSALWNALKSGELQTLGSDHCSFNFKGQKELGRGDFSRIPNGGPTIEDRFSILYSEGVAKGRITLNQFVDIVSTRSAKLFGLFPRKGTVAVGSDADLVLFDPAARRVVSAELHHMNVDYNPFEGMELTGLPVSVLSRGEFVVRDRVFTGVPGRGQYLKRARYGAELTHGNAGSPAAGTTQPLLQG, from the coding sequence ATGACGGTGAAGCTGATACGGGGCGGAACGATTGTCACGGCAAGCGACACGTACCGGGCGGATCTTCTGCTGCGCGACGGACGGATCGCAGCGATCGGGGTAGGGCTCCCGGCGGAGGGGGCCGAGGTGGTGGATGCGGCGGGGCTGTACGTCATGCCCGGCGGCGTCGACCCGCATACGCATCTTGACATGCCGTTCGGCGGTACGGTGACGGCAGACGACTTCGAGACCGGCACGAGGGCCGCCGCCTTCGGAGGGACCACAACGGTGATCGATTTCTGCCTCACGAACAAGGGAAGGCCGCTCTCCGAGGCGGTGGCTCAGTGGCATGCGAAGTCGGAGGAGAAGGCGGTGATCGACTACGGCTTCCACCTCATGATCTCGGAGATTACCGATGAGGTGCTGGAGGAGCTGCCGCGGATCATCGAGGAGGAGGGCATCACCTCGCTGAAGGTGTTCATGGCATACAAGAACGTCTTCCAGGCCGATGACGGAACCCTGTACCGCACCCTGCTGTCGGCCAGAGAGCACGGCGCGCTGGTGATGGTGCATGCGGAGAACGGGGACGTCATCGACTACCTGATCCGCGAGGCGCTGGAGGCGGGGAACACCGATCCGATCTATCATGCCAAGACGAGGCCCTCCGTGATCGAGGGCGAGGCGACCGGCCGCGCCGTGAAGCTGACAGCCTTGGCAGGCTCGCAGCTCTATGTCGTTCATGTCACCTGCGAGGAGGCGGTCCGGCAGATCGCCGAAGGACGCAGCCGGGGGCTCGACATCTGGGGCGAGACGTGCCCGCAGTACCTCGTACTCGACGAGACGGACCTGGAGCGGCCGGACTTCCAAGGGGCGAAGTATGTCTGGTCTCCGCCGCTGCGGGAGAAGTCCCACCAGAGTGCGCTCTGGAACGCGCTGAAAAGCGGGGAGCTGCAGACGCTGGGGTCAGACCACTGCTCCTTCAACTTCAAGGGGCAGAAAGAGCTCGGCCGCGGCGACTTCAGCCGCATTCCGAACGGGGGACCGACGATCGAGGACCGTTTCAGCATTCTCTATTCCGAAGGAGTGGCCAAGGGACGGATAACGCTGAATCAGTTCGTCGATATCGTCTCGACCCGGAGCGCCAAGCTGTTCGGTCTCTTCCCCCGCAAGGGGACCGTGGCCGTAGGCAGCGACGCGGACCTCGTGCTCTTCGATCCGGCTGCGCGCCGCGTCGTCTCGGCGGAGCTCCATCACATGAACGTCGATTACAACCCGTTCGAAGGCATGGAGCTGACGGGTCTGCCTGTATCGGTGCTCTCCCGCGGCGAATTCGTTGTCCGCGACCGCGTCTTCACAGGCGTTCCCGGCCGCGGGCAGTATCTCAAGCGGGCGAGATACGGAGCGGAGCTGACGCACGGGAATGCCGGCAGTCCGGCGGCGGGCACCACCCAGCCGCTGCTGCAGGGTTAG
- a CDS encoding PucR family transcriptional regulator, giving the protein MASTLLQLTIREILRRPLFRKAEALASDQALDRVVRWAHILEVSEVGRLLNGGELVLSTGVGWQESEETSLLFLKGLIDSGASGLCIELGRYTKHPLQGMKELALQAHFPLIFFHEEVRYIDITQDLHSVFINRHHRMVSELESLSARLNQSLLAGRGILPLLQLLQSTTGASVAFLPIGAEPSFVPPLARAEEARFTAEWSQGARSRPPEAPPHRTHRPILALDQHFGDLILSSPEELSDYALLALDRTATAVAQEMMRTRYMEEKRRHREDRWLADWLDGKHTEKEVLTGLSTLCAAGRIRSATVCLFDPEPALAAARDFESVLIQKHIVARSIFGGEGFTVLPGWVDRQAVYVLADGMPPGRTPAAERILRCLHLLRKTEPGTGLFHSRAGIGREVTDLTRLRESYETARETAVIQRDTGPLPRPMYSELHVERILALLKGTGQLPALIEDYIGPLIRYDAERSAQLLKTLKVYLAASGSKQETAAALFIVRQTLYHRLEKIATLIGNDFDQPRKRLALELALYAYEYGHGSMK; this is encoded by the coding sequence TTGGCAAGCACGCTGCTGCAGCTCACGATCCGCGAGATTCTCCGACGCCCCCTGTTCCGCAAGGCGGAAGCGCTGGCGAGCGACCAGGCGCTCGACCGGGTCGTCCGGTGGGCCCACATTCTGGAGGTCAGCGAAGTGGGCCGGCTGCTCAACGGCGGGGAGCTGGTTCTCTCCACCGGCGTCGGCTGGCAGGAGAGCGAAGAGACGAGCCTGCTCTTCCTGAAAGGGCTGATCGATAGCGGAGCCTCGGGCCTCTGTATCGAGCTCGGCCGCTATACGAAGCACCCACTCCAGGGGATGAAAGAACTCGCGCTTCAGGCCCACTTCCCCCTGATCTTCTTCCATGAGGAAGTCCGCTACATTGACATCACCCAGGATCTGCACTCGGTTTTCATCAACCGCCATCACCGCATGGTCTCCGAGCTGGAGTCATTATCCGCCCGCCTGAACCAGTCTCTGCTTGCCGGCCGGGGCATTCTTCCGCTGCTGCAGCTGCTCCAGAGCACTACCGGCGCTTCCGTTGCCTTCCTGCCGATCGGAGCGGAACCTTCCTTCGTGCCCCCGCTGGCCCGCGCGGAGGAAGCCCGGTTCACGGCCGAATGGTCCCAGGGCGCCCGCAGCCGGCCGCCGGAAGCGCCGCCGCATCGGACCCACCGGCCGATCCTTGCGCTTGACCAGCATTTCGGGGACCTCATTCTCTCCTCCCCCGAAGAGCTCAGCGACTATGCGCTGCTGGCGCTCGACCGCACCGCCACGGCGGTGGCCCAGGAGATGATGCGCACCCGTTACATGGAGGAGAAGCGCAGGCACCGGGAAGACCGCTGGCTCGCGGACTGGTTGGACGGCAAGCATACGGAGAAGGAAGTGCTTACCGGCCTCAGTACGCTGTGCGCAGCGGGCCGCATCCGGTCGGCCACCGTCTGTCTGTTCGATCCCGAACCTGCGCTGGCCGCCGCAAGGGACTTCGAATCCGTTCTCATCCAAAAGCATATCGTCGCCCGCTCCATCTTCGGCGGCGAAGGCTTCACGGTCCTGCCCGGCTGGGTGGACCGGCAGGCCGTGTATGTACTCGCGGACGGGATGCCTCCGGGGCGTACGCCGGCCGCCGAACGCATTCTCCGCTGTCTCCACCTTCTCCGGAAGACCGAGCCGGGGACCGGCCTCTTCCACAGCCGGGCCGGCATCGGCCGGGAGGTCACCGACCTCACCCGGCTGCGGGAAAGCTATGAGACCGCGAGGGAGACGGCCGTCATCCAGAGGGATACGGGCCCTCTCCCCCGGCCCATGTACAGCGAGCTCCACGTGGAGCGTATCCTGGCCCTGCTCAAAGGAACGGGGCAGCTGCCCGCCTTGATCGAGGATTACATCGGGCCGCTGATCCGCTATGACGCCGAGCGCAGCGCCCAGCTGCTTAAGACGCTGAAGGTGTATCTCGCCGCCAGCGGCTCGAAGCAGGAGACCGCGGCCGCCCTGTTCATCGTCCGGCAGACGCTCTATCACCGCCTCGAGAAGATTGCCACCCTGATCGGCAATGACTTCGACCAGCCGCGCAAGCGGCTGGCCCTGGAACTGGCTCTGTACGCTTATGAATACGGGCACGGTTCGATGAAGTGA
- a CDS encoding CoA-acylating methylmalonate-semialdehyde dehydrogenase, with translation MNAGSAARRKEQSGVRLLPNRIGGREVFPAGGACEEVLNPATGELLAQVPLSGAAEVSLAVEAAVEAFGSWSRVPVPKRARVLFRYWQLLQDHAEELAALITAENGKSLREAAGEVQRGIECVEFAAGAPSLMMGTGLGNIAPDLDSSMLRVPLGVVAGITPFNFPMMVPCWMFPLAVACGNTFVLKPSERTPLTAMKLAALLEEAGLPPGVLNLVHGGYDAVNALTGHDKVKALSFVGSQPAALSVYRKGTAAGKRVQALSGAKNYHIVMPDAHPEKTVENIIASAFGSAGERCMACSAVVVVGEGDAFVGRLAAAAAALTVGPGADPDSGLTPVIREEHRERIRRMIERGVAEGARLVLDGRGGGLRPAADPSPPLPPAEGAPASRAAEAGTAASPSAGFFLGPTLFDGVRPEMSLAQEEIFGPVLSVLRAADLDEALAIANESRFGNSAVLYTDSARAIRQFREEAEAGMLGVNVGVPAPMAFFPFSGWKDSFYGDLHANGRDGVEFYTRKR, from the coding sequence ATGAACGCTGGAAGTGCGGCTCGTAGGAAGGAGCAGAGCGGGGTGCGCCTGCTGCCCAATCGGATCGGCGGACGGGAGGTATTCCCTGCGGGCGGAGCCTGCGAAGAGGTCCTCAACCCGGCCACAGGCGAGCTGCTGGCGCAGGTGCCTCTCTCCGGCGCTGCGGAAGTCAGCCTCGCGGTGGAAGCGGCTGTGGAAGCATTCGGTTCCTGGAGCCGGGTGCCTGTGCCGAAGCGGGCGCGCGTGCTTTTTCGCTATTGGCAGCTGCTGCAGGATCATGCGGAGGAACTGGCCGCGCTGATCACCGCGGAGAACGGCAAGAGCCTGAGGGAGGCTGCCGGGGAAGTGCAGCGGGGCATCGAATGCGTCGAATTTGCCGCAGGTGCTCCGTCCCTGATGATGGGAACGGGACTCGGGAACATTGCGCCGGATCTCGACTCGTCGATGCTGCGCGTGCCCCTTGGCGTCGTGGCCGGGATCACGCCGTTCAACTTCCCGATGATGGTGCCCTGCTGGATGTTCCCGCTGGCCGTAGCCTGCGGCAATACGTTCGTGCTGAAGCCCAGCGAACGTACGCCGCTCACCGCCATGAAGCTGGCTGCCCTGCTTGAGGAGGCCGGCTTGCCGCCCGGCGTGCTGAACCTGGTGCATGGCGGCTATGACGCCGTGAATGCGCTGACCGGACATGATAAGGTCAAAGCGCTCTCGTTCGTCGGCTCCCAGCCGGCGGCCTTGAGCGTGTACCGCAAGGGCACGGCCGCCGGCAAGCGGGTGCAGGCGCTCTCCGGCGCGAAGAACTACCATATCGTCATGCCGGACGCCCACCCGGAGAAGACGGTGGAGAACATCATTGCCTCGGCCTTCGGCAGCGCCGGGGAGCGGTGCATGGCCTGCAGCGCCGTAGTCGTCGTGGGCGAAGGCGATGCCTTCGTCGGGCGGCTGGCGGCCGCGGCAGCCGCCCTGACCGTCGGCCCCGGCGCAGACCCGGATTCGGGGCTCACGCCCGTCATCCGGGAGGAGCACCGGGAACGGATCCGGCGCATGATCGAGCGCGGCGTGGCGGAGGGCGCCCGGCTCGTGCTCGACGGCCGGGGCGGGGGACTCCGTCCGGCCGCAGATCCGTCGCCGCCGCTGCCGCCGGCCGAGGGAGCTCCGGCTTCCCGAGCTGCGGAAGCCGGGACGGCCGCCTCCCCGTCCGCCGGCTTTTTCCTCGGGCCAACGCTCTTCGACGGCGTCCGTCCCGAGATGTCGCTCGCACAGGAGGAGATCTTCGGTCCGGTGCTCTCGGTGCTCCGCGCGGCGGATCTGGATGAAGCGCTGGCCATCGCGAACGAATCCCGCTTCGGCAACTCGGCCGTGCTCTATACGGACAGCGCCCGGGCGATCCGGCAGTTCCGCGAAGAAGCGGAGGCCGGCATGCTGGGCGTGAATGTCGGCGTCCCTGCGCCGATGGCCTTCTTCCCGTTCTCGGGCTGGAAGGACTCGTTCTACGGCGATCTTCATGCGAACGGCCGGGACGGCGTCGAGTTCTATACGAGAAAAAGATGA